The region GCAGGCAAAGCGCGGAGTGGGTGGCTTTTGTGTATATGGGGCAACGGCCGCTCAAACGAAAAATTTTATTGATACGGTAAGGGAGGCCTCCCCCTATGACCACCTTTTAATTTGTGCTGACATAGAGGAAGATTTGTCTGAAGTAGTGACCGATGCCCCCACCCTTCCCAGCAATGCTGAGTTGGGGAAAAATGCCGATACGGAGGGCGCCTACCGCAAAGGGCTTATTAGTGCGCGTATGGCTCGTAGTATAGGGATAGATTGGCTTTTAGCTCCGGTTGTGGACGTAGGATATCAAAGCCCCGCTTTTTGTGAAACACCGATGTTGGTGGCTCGTATGTCAGGCGATTATGTGGCCGGCGTATCCAATGGCGGTTTGCTAAATTGTGTGAAATACTTTCCGGGTGTTAGCGGATTTTTAAAAACATTGGCCCAAATGGAAGATGCGGAATTTGTGCCGTATAAGCATATGTTTAGGCGTGCAGATGCCGTAATGCCCTCTGATATGGTTTTTGCTAATATTGACCCGGCCAATAGAGCCATGATGTCTGAAAACATTATCAAAGATCTTTTGAAAAAACGTTTAAATTACAAAGGATGTGTAATCGGGGCGCCGTTGTATAAGAGCCGTATTAAAAATGAATCCGCCGCCGCGCTTAAGATGATTAACTGTGGTGTGGAGATGATTATGGCCCCGCGTGAGGCCAATGCCATATTGGAGATGGTGGAAAGAGAATTTGATAAGGGCACGATTGTTGATGCGGTGATACGTTCTATTTCCAGTTTGGAGATGTTTACCAGCAAAGTGACCAGTTTTGCCATGACGGCTTTTTCTCAACAAGAAACTTTTGAACAGGCTAAAAACTTTAGAAAACAAAAATAAATTGAACCTAAAAAACGCAAGGCTTTGGCCTTGCGTTTTTCATTAGATTCAATTTTAAACTAAATAGCCATTAAACACAGATGATGTTGATTAGCTAACGCGACAACTTCCTCTAAATCCAAGACCAATGTTTTTTCAGCCTCAAAAGCAAGCACTTTAAAACCTGCCTGTACGACAGATTCTATAGTTCCTTTGCCTACAACGGGTAAATCAAAGCGGTTGTCTTGTGCAGAACGTGCCACTTTTACCACCGCTACGCTGGAACTTTTTTCGGCGGAGTTTTTATACAATTCTCCCGCACGACGGATGCAATTATCCGTCCCTTCCATACCTTCCACGGCAATAACCGCACTCTGACTGACTACACAAGTAAGGCCGATGTCCAAATCGGCGATACCTTTGGCGATCTTATAGCCATATTCAACGGTTTGTAGTTCTTCTTGGCTTGGTTTTCGGTGCGAAAGAAGCCCTTTCTTGGGCATATAATGCTGCAAGTATTGGGCAGAATTGATAAACTCCAATCCTTCTTTTTTAAACTCATCCATGATTTTGGATAAGAGATAGCTGGTTTGCATAGATTTGAGCGAGGCTAAGAACTTGGCCCCACGCAAATCAGGCATTAAATTTTTAAAAATAGTGCTATGTTGCACACGTCCTGCCATAATAATTTGGGTCACCTGATTCTCTTGAAAGAACTTAATGGCAGCCCCCAATTGGCCGATGCGCATTTCTTTGAAAACAGTCGCCGCACCCTGAAAATCTGCTTCTCGGGCGTTTGCTTTAATGGCGAGGACGAAAACTTCTACACCTTTTTCCGTCGCTTCGCGGGCGATATAAACGGGCATCTTGCCTTCGCCGGCAATGATGCCCAGTTTGTTATTCTTCATCAGAGTCACTATTTTTGCATCTCACAGAAGCGATGCCACGCTGGGTGTTTTTGCAGAAATCCAGCATTTCCTGTACAGGAGGAATAGGATTTTCTGCTTCCAATTGGGCAATAGCATCTTTGAGCAACATTTTAGAGCGGAAAAGCGTCTTAAAGGCGCGTTTAACTGCCATAATTTCATCTCTGCTCATGCCGGCTCTGCGCATGCCGATGACGTTTAAACCCACCAAACGGGCACGCTCTCCCTGAGCCGTACAATAGGGCGGAATATCAAGTACGGTCATAGAACCGCCGGAAATCATGGATTGTCTGCCGATACGTACAAATTGGTGCACTCCTACTAAGCCGGAAGCAATGGCTCTATCGGCAATTTGTACGTGACCGGCTACACCGGTACAGTTGCCCAAGATAATATTATTGCCTAGTTGGCAATCATGCGCCACATGGGAATTGGCCATCAACAGACAATTATTCCCAATGCGGGTAGGTACATCTAATTTGGTAGAGCGGTGAATGGTGACGCATTCGCGAATTTTATTGCCATTTCCCATTTCTACCATGCTTTGCATGGAATCGTCGTAGGATAAATCCTGCGGCTTCACGCCGATAGTAGCGTGTCCAATAAGTTCATTGCCATCGCCCATAACTGTATTTTCAATAATACAGAACGGCCCAATGCGGTTGTCCTTTCCGATAGTGACTCTCGGCCCGATAACAGTATACGGACCTATCACAGTGGAAGGATCAATCTTAGCGCTAGGGTCAATGATAGCGGTGGGATGAATGAGGTTGTCAGACATGTAGGTTTTCTCCTAAGATAAACATCAGGTTCGCCTCTACACAGAGCTTTCCGTTGACGTACGCTTGCGCGAAAATACGCGAAAGCTTGCCAAGTCTTAGCACCTGTATGGGCATTTCTAAAGTGTCACCAGGCACGACCATCCCTCTAAATTTAGCGTTTTCAACGCCTAAAAACAAGGGGATTCCTTTACCTGTTTTGTTGACGTGAGGCATCATGGCTCCGCCAAAGGCTTGGGATATGCTTTCCAATACCAATACTCCGGGCATAATTGGCTTTTGCGGAAAATGTCCTTTGAAAAAATATTCTTCTCCCGTCACTTTGTAAATTCCGATACAACTTTTTCCTTCTTCTGATATACGAATTTCATTAACTAAAAGAAAAGGCTCTCTGTGAGGAATATTTTGCTTGATTTCATCAATATCCATGATTCTTTGCACCGGCATAGATAACAACGGCAACAAAGACTTATCTTCTACTTTGCTCATTTAGCCTCCGAGTTTGCTACTAACAACCGTCCGAATAGCACATTATGCTTGTGCCCTCCCATGCGGCACGTAATTTTTAGCGGAGGTAATCGTTTGCCGATTAAACTAAAATCTCCTACTAAATCTAAAATTTTATGGCGGACCAATTCGTTGGCAAAACGCAATTCGTTTAAATATTTTTCTTTGCCAATCACGATGGCATTCTCCAAATTGCCGCCTTTAGCCAAGCCATGTGCTTTTAAGAAAGCCAATTCTTCTTCAAACCCAAAGGTGCGCGCAGAAGCGATTTGTTCCATATAATTTTGGGTATTTAACTCTATGGTATATTCTTGGCGGCCAACCAACGGATGCTTATGTTCATAGACAAACGTGACGGTCAGTTTGTCGGAAGGCTCTGCACTATAGAAAATAGGGCCATAGGAATAGGTGAGAGGTTGTTTAAGAGTGAATGTAGGCAAATCTCCCGCTAATTCGCGGATACCGGCCTGTTGTAAATGTTGGGCATATACATTGGCAGAGCCGTCCGTAATCGGCGGTTCGGGGCCGTCCATTTCTACCAGAACATCGGTAATGCCCAATGCACTTAAGGTGGAAAGGACATGCTCCACCGTCCATACTTCTGCGGTGGAGTTTTTTAAGTTTGTTCCTCGCAGGGTAGATCCTACATGATCTAAATCTGCCTTAATCGGCTCAGAGCCGGCAATATCTATACGGACAAAATGAATGCCGTCTTCAGCCGGTTTAAAAGTCATGGTAGAGGGCGCACCTGTGTGCAAGCCCACTCCTTTTACACTAACAGTATTTAAAATGGTTTTTCTCATAATTATTTTTCCACAGCCTTTTTAATGAGTTTCAAATCTTTGTAAATTTCGGGCAATTTTCCCTCAATGGCCAAAATTTTGAGGGTTTCTTTCATCGGGCGTGCAGGCGTGCCAAAATAAGATTTTCCATCTTCCAAATTATCCATCACGCCGGACTTGGCGCCGATTTGAATGCCACTTCCGATTTTTAAATGGCCCATAATACCCACTTGGCCTGCGGCTATCACACCATTGCCGATGGAAGTGGTACCGGCCACACCTACTTGGGCGCACATAATACAACTTTGCCCCACCTTTACATTATGTGCAATTTGAACTAAGTTGTCCACTTTTGTGTTGGCTCCAACTACTGTATGTGCTAATTTGGCGCGGTCTACACAACTGTTAGCTTGGATTTCTACATCATCTTCCAAAATCACATTGCCGATTTGCGGCACTTTGTGGTGACGCCCTTCGTGGAACATAAATCCGAAGCCGTCATTACCTATTTTGGCACCCGGTTGCAAAATAACATGGTTTTTAAGCACGCAGTCTTCGCGCACAACAACTTGCGGATATAAAATACAATTTTGTCCGATTTGGGTGCGCTTTCCTACATATACTTGCGGAAAAATGACCGTATTATCTGCGATGACTACATCATCTTCAATCACGCTGTAAGCACCTACGGATACATTGTTTCCCAATTTGGCAGATGGGCTGATAACGGCGGTGGGATGAATGCCGGCCGTATGTTTGGGGGTTTGTGCGTCCCAATATTGAACTAATAAATTGAAAGCCCACTCCGGATTTTTGGCAAACAAGAAATTGGTTTTGATAGGTAAAGGCAACCCTTTGGCTGCTTCGGGCAGGATAATGGCGCCGGTGGTAAAATGGGGGGGGACAGCCACTTTCTCAATGCTGACCAAATAGCAAATACCGTCTGCTTGCGGGGCGGTTAAATCGCAAATGTGTCTAATGGTAAAATTTTCATCGCCTACCAACTCTGCTCCGGTAATTTTAGATACTTCTTTAAGTGTGATTTCCATAGATACCTCCGGTTATTTTTTCCGGTATTTTTTAGATTTTTTGAGTCGGTTGACGAAGTCCGTCGTCACGTTTACCGGCTCTTGTCCGTATAAAATTTCGTCTTTGCGTACGATCGCCCCAATGTTGCGTTTTTTGGCAAAAGACTTTATTTCATTATAAATATCTTGCAAAATGGCTTTGACTTCTTGCTCCTCCAGTCTCAAAATTTCTTCAC is a window of Elusimicrobiaceae bacterium DNA encoding:
- a CDS encoding glycoside hydrolase family 3 protein, whose amino-acid sequence is MKPTRIVFPGFWFGQSDINLAKEQAKRGVGGFCVYGATAAQTKNFIDTVREASPYDHLLICADIEEDLSEVVTDAPTLPSNAELGKNADTEGAYRKGLISARMARSIGIDWLLAPVVDVGYQSPAFCETPMLVARMSGDYVAGVSNGGLLNCVKYFPGVSGFLKTLAQMEDAEFVPYKHMFRRADAVMPSDMVFANIDPANRAMMSENIIKDLLKKRLNYKGCVIGAPLYKSRIKNESAAALKMINCGVEMIMAPREANAILEMVEREFDKGTIVDAVIRSISSLEMFTSKVTSFAMTAFSQQETFEQAKNFRKQK
- the lpxI gene encoding UDP-2,3-diacylglucosamine diphosphatase LpxI (LpxI, functionally equivalent to LpxH, replaces it in LPS biosynthesis in a minority of bacteria.) — protein: MKNNKLGIIAGEGKMPVYIAREATEKGVEVFVLAIKANAREADFQGAATVFKEMRIGQLGAAIKFFQENQVTQIIMAGRVQHSTIFKNLMPDLRGAKFLASLKSMQTSYLLSKIMDEFKKEGLEFINSAQYLQHYMPKKGLLSHRKPSQEELQTVEYGYKIAKGIADLDIGLTCVVSQSAVIAVEGMEGTDNCIRRAGELYKNSAEKSSSVAVVKVARSAQDNRFDLPVVGKGTIESVVQAGFKVLAFEAEKTLVLDLEEVVALANQHHLCLMAI
- the lpxA gene encoding acyl-ACP--UDP-N-acetylglucosamine O-acyltransferase, which gives rise to MSDNLIHPTAIIDPSAKIDPSTVIGPYTVIGPRVTIGKDNRIGPFCIIENTVMGDGNELIGHATIGVKPQDLSYDDSMQSMVEMGNGNKIRECVTIHRSTKLDVPTRIGNNCLLMANSHVAHDCQLGNNIILGNCTGVAGHVQIADRAIASGLVGVHQFVRIGRQSMISGGSMTVLDIPPYCTAQGERARLVGLNVIGMRRAGMSRDEIMAVKRAFKTLFRSKMLLKDAIAQLEAENPIPPVQEMLDFCKNTQRGIASVRCKNSDSDEE
- the fabZ gene encoding 3-hydroxyacyl-ACP dehydratase FabZ translates to MSKVEDKSLLPLLSMPVQRIMDIDEIKQNIPHREPFLLVNEIRISEEGKSCIGIYKVTGEEYFFKGHFPQKPIMPGVLVLESISQAFGGAMMPHVNKTGKGIPLFLGVENAKFRGMVVPGDTLEMPIQVLRLGKLSRIFAQAYVNGKLCVEANLMFILGENLHV
- the lpxC gene encoding UDP-3-O-[3-hydroxymyristoyl] N-acetylglucosamine deacetylase, with protein sequence MRKTILNTVSVKGVGLHTGAPSTMTFKPAEDGIHFVRIDIAGSEPIKADLDHVGSTLRGTNLKNSTAEVWTVEHVLSTLSALGITDVLVEMDGPEPPITDGSANVYAQHLQQAGIRELAGDLPTFTLKQPLTYSYGPIFYSAEPSDKLTVTFVYEHKHPLVGRQEYTIELNTQNYMEQIASARTFGFEEELAFLKAHGLAKGGNLENAIVIGKEKYLNELRFANELVRHKILDLVGDFSLIGKRLPPLKITCRMGGHKHNVLFGRLLVANSEAK
- the lpxD gene encoding UDP-3-O-(3-hydroxymyristoyl)glucosamine N-acyltransferase, with the translated sequence MEITLKEVSKITGAELVGDENFTIRHICDLTAPQADGICYLVSIEKVAVPPHFTTGAIILPEAAKGLPLPIKTNFLFAKNPEWAFNLLVQYWDAQTPKHTAGIHPTAVISPSAKLGNNVSVGAYSVIEDDVVIADNTVIFPQVYVGKRTQIGQNCILYPQVVVREDCVLKNHVILQPGAKIGNDGFGFMFHEGRHHKVPQIGNVILEDDVEIQANSCVDRAKLAHTVVGANTKVDNLVQIAHNVKVGQSCIMCAQVGVAGTTSIGNGVIAAGQVGIMGHLKIGSGIQIGAKSGVMDNLEDGKSYFGTPARPMKETLKILAIEGKLPEIYKDLKLIKKAVEK